DNA sequence from the Augochlora pura isolate Apur16 chromosome 11, APUR_v2.2.1, whole genome shotgun sequence genome:
tatcaaaagtaagataaacaaatatttatataactaaGCTTTACGCGATTACATACATTATTGTTTGCAATAGCATCCTCTAGTTCTTTCTGTTTCAGTCGAAGACCTTCTTCACCTAGctctttaatttgttttgcTACAcgttccttctctttctcagTTAATTCACGTTGTTTTTCTAAACTAGGAATTCCTTTAACAAATACCATTGGGGTAtcaagaaaacatttttttaaaagatccAACCAAAAAGATTCTGGTTccatttctaatttcttgaGATCTTCAATTTGGTTTACTCTTCGAACTAACTGAAATTGCGAAGAATTAGATGTTCATATAACGCGAACGTTATCaaagaaatgttattatagtatgccataaaatttacttacatCTTCATCTTTACCATAAAGCAGATGCTTAATCATTATCATTGCTACTGTATCATGTGGTGACCTTTCCAACCAACTTAATCTTTCAAGGATGGATCTATGAGCAAGAGTTTTCATTCGTTTCATATCAATCCCATTTTTATGCACATCATTCAATGTCTCTAGCAATTGATCTTTCACGAGTGAAATTTTCGACTTTGGTACATTTTCAAATCCAAGACACAAAACAGAAACTGAATATCTTTCAGAAAAGTAAGTGACATTACTAGCATACGGATCAgtaatttcaagaaatgttTTCTGCAGTGGACTGACTGAAGTGTCCGTGAGATATTTCAACAGTAAATCACAAGCATTAACgttgtatatttcattaacaacCGATGGTCCTTGCCAACCaacatttattattccgtTATCTTCATCATCGCAAGGGTAAAATACATCTATGTCTTTGCTTTCAAGAAGAGCTGGAACTGGACTTTGCCAAGGCTTTTTAAATGAATCTCTACTTCCCTGAAATATTGTCCAAgtcgtataattttttcagataatttaatcaattatgaTATACAACATTTTGTTTACTTACTTTCAACATAATCTTTTCTTCTATAGATAGCAGAGCTTCGAACACAACATCATGTTTTATTTGGCCAACTATTATCAAGGTCAAATTTTCAGGTCTATAGAAATCTTTATGATATTGTCTTACTTTTTCATTATTAGTACTTTctctaaaattctttaatgCGCCTGTTAAAACAAAATGGTTTTTGTAatgtatcatataattttgCGCATATAATGTGTTTTATGCACAAAGAAACATTTACACAAATAGATTTTACCTCCAGTAACAGATTTATAGCAGCAATGACCAGGAAAAATTGCACGAGACAGTTCTGTATATACTAAACATTCTGCTGTTTGTTCGATACCTTGCATTTCGCAATATACCACACCTGCATCTTCACCCTTGCCATCTATATGATGCACTTCTGTAACATAAGCTGAATCCTATTcgaacattaataaataaattgagatctcaaaaaaataatacgaatatctgttttataatataaattactacaTGTTTTTACCAGAAGTGTTGGATAGAGAATATGATCAAGATACACTGGCATTAGGGATAAGAATCCTTCGCTGCCAGCAGTTGTCATAGTATAATGTGTGGTGTCAACAAATGTGGACGCATTGGTGCCGGATGCCAAACATCTATTTGCCCATAAATCTAAAACTCCTCTGTACGGATAACATTCGCTTCCCAAAAATATAAGATGTTCCAATGTGTGAGGTAATCCATCATCGTTGTCTGCTTCGGTAgctaattttcagaaatatgttatacaaaattgttattaacacagctacgattataatataaatgctaaaaaatattacgcgAGAACAGATTAAAATCAATTCCATATGTTAAGAAAATATGACGAATAGAATAACAAAGGAAATTACCGAAGCTAAAATAGCCGGATACGACAGGACCGTCAACTTCTGCTATGCAAACCGTAACTCCGGTATTTGTAGATTTATAGACATATACTGGTACTGTatcgtcgatttttaaacGATGTACGCACTGAAATCCATTTTTAGATTCCATAATTTCTCTAGATGAGCTATTGAGCAGGCGCtacgttaaattatatatttttcgatattcgAAGGGACGTGTATATGTAATACAATGAACTACGTATGACTATATCACCAGTGAAGAATCTTTATTGAAGATGTCAAACTGCTCGCTTACGGCTCGGGTTCAGGTTTTCGGTGCTTCCTGTAATAGTGCTGCCACCGTGGCAATCAATAGAAACCACACGAAAATATGAGCCATtactactataatataaaataaacttttgtatCCTCTATAGTCAactaatagttttattttttcattttatgacttaattacataattaataattattttacattcgtTAACTGTTCGATTAAGCGCTGATTCCGTCTCATATTGCTTACTATGTTATTTAGTCTTGCtggtttcaattttctattaggAATATGTTTTAATGCCGCATCCCAATTGTTGGTATGATGTAGATCCAACAATATACCTAAAACTTGATTCAAAGGCAGATTCTTTGTAGATCCAGTTCCCCATTCTAACTTTTCCGCTAGAGGCAATCGGgccattttaattctttcttttctagCTTTTGCAAATGAAACTCGTTGAGGATTAACCTGAGAAAtatgcattaataaatatattagggTACTACGGAACGAGTTAatcaattcaataataaataaataataaaatgtttcaccTTATCTACCATCGCACCAATTATGTACACCTTGTCATGATCAAAATCTTCGATTGTTTGTTTAGCATCTGGTGTGAGATATATTAGTTTATCTTTATCAAATACATCCAGGTATGATTTCtcagtaatatttattggaaagtAATCATCGTATATTGGTGGTATACATTTATGCAACTGTCTCATCACAAGACCAGATTTATTTGCATtgcagaaatataaattgaaggGATTTTTGTGATATCGATTCAACGaaaatgataacaataattgcTTTGCACAATTTTGGGATTCATATGCTGTCATGTCCTTATCATAACCAACATCGAACACTACTTTTGGCCCATACATGATAGCAtcaattaatcttttattgtaaaaattattcattgttttatcGCATATACGTATGAACATTGTATTACGAGCCAAACCATATTCAATATGTTCAACCGGTTCTACTACTTGATCGTCATTTTTGTTTGATTCTTTTTTCGCCTTGGCTGCTGCTTTCGCTAATTCAACTTTCCAACGATACTCTAGATACGATCTAAGCATtcacgaaaaagaaaattacacgtgatacataaacaaaaacccaaattattttttaatgtaaaactTAACAATATACAACCTCCTTTGTCCTTTACTAGTTGCTGCAAGTAACATCAACCAATCTGTAGCAGTCAAAGTAGTTGGTATTCTACCGCTCAAATATCTATAAGCTTCTACTTCCACTTGTAATTTCTGATATGCTAATAAATGTTTCGGATCTTCCATAAgtgttttcaatttcttttcatcAAATTCGTCGTACTCTAGTTTCAGCATATGGGATCTGCTCAGCTGAGTGCATTTTCGCGTTATTAATGCACAATAGTTAAAACGATGTTTCTGTTTCGAAGGTGTGAACACTgtgtttacaattttatcttGTACTATAGAAATAGAAGTGCTTAAATGAAACTTCCTTGAAATAACACTACACCCTCGTAACACGTTGTTAATCATCTTCAATGTTAAAAAATCTACCGCACAACGATTACATTAACTTACATagataaaaactataaaattatacggaatttacataaaaaagaacaaatcTTTCGTCAATCTTTTGAGGCACATGTGCACGCACGGTTAACGTGGGATGATACCTTGTGAACACAAAACTAAACCGATGAAGATACGATGGTATCAACCGACATGTATATCGGTTTCTTATTGGAGTCACGGTTCTTATAACCGGTGAGAGAGGTTACAGCCTGTTTGTGCACATTACATTAATATGTAGAATTTGTATAGACAATTTAAAGACATTTGAACGGGTACAAAATTGTTGTATCggtacaataaattcttttgaacAAGTATACACTATGtcgttgatttatttattctatacttCGAAGCTATTCGGATACATTCGAGCGATTGCGGTGCCTTTTGTGGAAAACAACTGAAGCTTCGTTCGTTCAGCGCCAATTAGTACCATGGTAAAACGCTCGAACTGTTAACTGAATTACCGACAGTCGattttggctaacagtttgagcgttttgccatggcactaattggcgctgtacggactCCGAAAAAAGCTTCATCTTTTCTTCGCAAGAGGCATTACAATCGCTGACTGGTGTGTAGTGCGGTTACGAATGAGCTTTCAATTTGTTAACGCTAAGTTATAAGAAATTCCATAACACAAAGATTTATTACAACTTAAAATAATGGCTTACATGACGAATAGTTTAGTGCAACCGAATCTGCATGCAGATACTAGCAATTTAGTTCCAGATTGGCTTCATTCAGAGCAAAGTACCGGAGTAAGTTACGTTTTCTTCTGACGTGAACACATTTTTGGGTTAGAATGACAGTGCAAACTTATACTTGCTTATAATCCTTAACATTATGATTCCATCGCCTATCTTCTCTTTCTATAacgttttttcattttctcgttaATTAGACATCAATTATGGCGTGTGAATTCGATGGAGGAGTAGTGATTGGAGCAGATTCTAGAGCAACGACAGGGTAAGgagtaaatttgatttaaatgaaTGTAATCGATTGTTATCGACAATTATAATAGTCATTGATGTTCTTTCAGGGCTTATATCTCCAATCGTTTTGCtgataaattaacaaaaataacagaCTATATTTACTTTTGTCGTTCTGGTTCTGCAGCAGACAGCCAGGCCATCGGCGATGtggtttcatttcatttgaatCTTCTCAggtgaatttttcaaacataatGATTACAACtactattatagtaattagtaGTGAATTATTGCattgtatacaattatatttataattctttttagaaTGGAGTTAGGTTCAGAACCATTAGTAGAGACAGCAGCAAGCGTGTTCCACGATTTGTGTTATAATCATAGAGATTCTTTAATGGCTGGGATCTTAGTAGCTGGGTGGGACAGCCAAAAAGGCGGTCAAGTTTATAGCATTCCCCTAGGTGGCATGTGTGTACGGCAACCAATTTCTATCGGTGGATCAGGTTCCACGTACGTGTACGGCTACATGGATTCACAGTATAAACCAAATATGTCAAAGGATGAGTGCGTTGAACTAGTTCAAAATAGTACGTCGTTATTAAGCTCGATTTCTATAcagcataattatttaatggcGTGGTACTTACAACGTTTTCACGTCTTTACAGCGTTGGCATTGGCGATGGCACGTGACGGTAGCAGCGGCGGTGTCATTCGACTCGGCGTTATTACGGAAAAGGGTGCTGAAAGGAAAGTTATACTGGGCAACGAACTACCACGTTTCTACGAGGGATAGATGCCTTTAGCTTTTAAACATAAACAATCTATTTGCTTACCGTTGTATTCTATACTTTTAAAACCATTGTATCGAGCAGGTCAAgattcttaattaaatttgaaaggaaaagaatgtatcgattatttttatcgttttctaTAAGTTGATCATTAAATCGTAGTTAGAATATCATGATATTAAAGTAGAACGGTTCGAATAACTCCGACGCATCTtgaaaatcattaataaatctttGATTGCCGAAAATCAGTTCGGAAACTAAAATAGCGATCATGTATACGACCGAACACATTTACACGACTACAACTATATTTAGGTCACATTATCCACTTACGATTCACTCCGGCGTATACCCGGTCGTTTTAACATCGCACTTAATGTCCATTGTCGGTTTAatgagaaaattgttacaatggCACAATCATGATGTGTGCAATCGCATCAAGCCGCACCGAGTGCCCGTATGTGGCTCCTTTCAGATGAACTCTCCGCGGTAGTTGTGACCGGTCTTCCGTGATACCCCTTGCGACCTTCTACGGTCAGTCA
Encoded proteins:
- the Rswl gene encoding tRNA methyltransferase roswell, producing the protein MINNVLRGCSVISRKFHLSTSISIVQDKIVNTVFTPSKQKHRFNYCALITRKCTQLSRSHMLKLEYDEFDEKKLKTLMEDPKHLLAYQKLQVEVEAYRYLSGRIPTTLTATDWLMLLAATSKGQRRSYLEYRWKVELAKAAAKAKKESNKNDDQVVEPVEHIEYGLARNTMFIRICDKTMNNFYNKRLIDAIMYGPKVVFDVGYDKDMTAYESQNCAKQLLLSFSLNRYHKNPFNLYFCNANKSGLVMRQLHKCIPPIYDDYFPINITEKSYLDVFDKDKLIYLTPDAKQTIEDFDHDKVYIIGAMVDKVNPQRVSFAKARKERIKMARLPLAEKLEWGTGSTKNLPLNQVLGILLDLHHTNNWDAALKHIPNRKLKPARLNNIVSNMRRNQRLIEQLTNVK
- the Prosbeta1 gene encoding proteasome beta1 subunit; the encoded protein is MAYMTNSLVQPNLHADTSNLVPDWLHSEQSTGTSIMACEFDGGVVIGADSRATTGAYISNRFADKLTKITDYIYFCRSGSAADSQAIGDVVSFHLNLLRMELGSEPLVETAASVFHDLCYNHRDSLMAGILVAGWDSQKGGQVYSIPLGGMCVRQPISIGGSGSTYVYGYMDSQYKPNMSKDECVELVQNTLALAMARDGSSGGVIRLGVITEKGAERKVILGNELPRFYEG